TCGGCGACCCAGCCTTGTACCGCACCAGGGCCGTGCCGGGGTCGGCCCATGTGGACGCGGGCCTTGTTCCACCACACGTAGTGCTGGTTCGTGGGTTTGTGAAATTTGAGTTCGGGGATGCGGGTCTTGGACATGCTGCGGCCCTTCTGAGTGACCGGTTTATGGGTAATCATTACCCATAAACCGGTCACTCAGAAGGGTCGCACCGCGTGAGCGAAATCGGTGTAAACCGCTACTCGGCAAGGATTTGTGAGAGTACACCCGAGAGGATTTGAACCTCTAACCCTCGGTTCCGAAGACCGATGCTCTATCCAGTTGAGCTACGGGTGCAAATGCTTGTTTTTCAGTTGTTTATGAGCGTTTCGCTCCACTCGTCTCACTTCGTTTGACACCAGGTCTGACACCCGGCCTCTTCGCAAGTGACCAAGGGCACCAGTAACACCCGTGGCCGAGTCACAACAACCATTTTCTGAGAAACGGCCGCCGTGTCCACCGACGATTCTATCGCGCGCACGTCCGCGAACAAGCCAAACAAACCCTATCCCGATTTCCTGCCGTTTCCCCATCAAACGAGGCGTTGGGTGAAGAAGATCCGCGGGAAGATGCACTACTTCGGCTCGTGGGACGATCCCGACGGCGCCCTCAAGAAGTATCTCGAGCAGAAGGGTCCTTCATTCCGGACGGAAGTCGCGCCGAGTGTCAGAAGGTGTCACGGTCAAAGTCCTCTGCAACGCGTTTCTGAACCACAAAAAGCCACTGCTCAACGCAGGTGATCTCTCCCCTCGCACCTGGCAACCCCGGCGCTGACCGTCAGTCAGTTCACCAAGAACCGTCTGGACGCGGATTTGGAGCAGGACGACTTCGCCGAACTGCGCGCCACGATGTCGAAGAAGTGGGAGACCGATCCGGGTGCGGAACTCCATCCAGCAAACGTGGAGCGTGTTCAATTGCGGATACGATTCGGAGATGCTTGCGGCGCCGGTGCGATTCGGGCCGGGGTTTGCGCGTCCTACGAAGAAGACGCTTCGGCTCGAGCGCGAAAAACTAGGTCGGCAAACGTGACTGGTGGATATTGTCTTCCAGGCGCTTGAGGTAGGCGTCTGGGTTACGCCGGAACTGGTGGCGCTCGACCCGGCGCCAGCGCCGGGTTTCCCGTTCGGATCGCACCTGCCGCCACGCGCCTCGGACGGCCCGCGCCAACTCGGTGGCCGTGACCTCCCGATGTCGGGTCGCCAACCCGGCGATCAACGGGGCCGCGCCCCGCAGCACCAGCGCCGGGCGGGCCCCGTTGCGACCCGTGGCCCGGCGCTCGTGGTACCGGTGGCTCCCGAACGCCCGCTCCAGGTCGTTGTTGGTGCGCGGCAGGTGAGCCACGTCGTAGCAGTGGAACAGCCCCGGCCAGTAGCCCCGGTCCACCTTCAGGAAATAGTCCACCGCCTCACCCAACACGCCGACCGGCGCCGGTGCCGCGCCATCGCGCCCAGCAGTCCGGCCAACTGGCTCCGCACACCGCCCCGCGCACCCAGGATCACGTGCCCCTGCGCGCCCGGCACCTCCTTCAATCGTCGGTCGTCGGTGAGCACGACGGCCAACCGCTCGTCGTACCGGTCCCGCAGGTTGGTGACAGTGCGCTCGGCGATGACCAGCCCGCACCCGACCCGGTGGGCCGGATCTCGGGGACGGACCGGCGCCCGACGAGGGCGATCACGTCGAGCCCGAACTCGTAATGCGGCAGCGCGAAGTGGCCCTCGGCCTCGGGCCGATCGGGCTTCTTGTAGGCTGAGCAGTTGACGTTGCGGCACCGGCGGATGGTCAAGTTGAGGCGCGCCACGCCGGCGAGCGGAGCGATGGTGCGGGCGGTTCGTGTAATCGGCCCGCATGTGTTCGCCGCCGTGCGAGCACGTGGTCCGCTGAGTCCGCAAGTCGTGTGCTCGTCGGCTCCAAACCCTTCGCCACCTTGCCTATCGGAGTGCCCTCACGGGATCGAACCGAAGGGTAACCGAACCCGCACCCGTACGCCAGTTACGTTTGCTGTCGTAGAAAAAACGCCGCGTACTTCGCTAACCCGCCGAGCCGAGGTTCCGGTTCATCGCCGAGCGCGCCGACGAGTGGCCGAGAACGTACAGGATCGGGATTTCGATCCCGAAGGACCGAACGTGCGCTGGTGCGTCGACATCACCTACATCCCGACCCGCGAGGGGTGGTTGTACTTGGCCGCCGTCGAGGATCTGTTCAGCCGGATGATCGTGGGCGGGTCGATGGAGAGCCGGTTGGTGGTGAATGCGCTGGAGACAGCGATCCGGCGCCGTCGGCCCGAAACCGGTCTGGTGGCGCGCTCGGATCGAGAGAGCCAGTACGCGAGCGATCACTACCCGTGGGCGCTCGCGGCGGAAGGGATCGTGTGCAGCCCCGAGCCTCCCACCGGTTGGTCCCGTTGCCGGGCCGGGTGCGGGGTTCTGCGGGGAGTCGTTGCGCCCCGAGAGGCGCTCGCACAGGTCGTTCGGGTGGAACCGCACCCCGAACCGCGTGGGCATCCGCTCGGGCACCCGGCGCGCGGTCCACAGGTCCGTATCGAACCCATACTCGGTCGGGGACGGGGCGAGCCACTGAGCACCTGACAACTTACAACTACACCATCATCAGAGTAGCTTTGCGTTCCGGCGGGACATTAGGGATCTATCACTACTCAATTGCGGGGTAAAGTCGCCGGAGCTTGATCCGGGCGTCGTCGGTGGTGACGCGCCCGTTCGCACCCACTTCCCGGTCATTCCGTTCGACCTCCCAGGGCTCTTAGCTCGACAGGTGCATCGCTGCCCGATACGAGAAGCTCAAGATCACGTACCTCGGGCGACTCCACCGAACCCTCGGAACCTGGTAGTTCGCACCTACTTCTACAGAGCAGTCTTTTCTCGATCATTGTGAGCGCCTCGAATGACGCAATTGTCCGCCAATGTGAGCCAACAATCCGCCCGTACTCGGTGGCAGAATGTAAGACCGCCAGTGGGGTGCCACGTGAATATTTATCGCGAGGTAAAAAAAAACTGCTAGGCGATCCCCGATTATTCTCGTTTAGATACCAGTTTTTGCCTCGCTAGCGTCGAAGAGATTGGTCACAATCGAGACGAGTTGACATCCCGCGCTCAGTTGCCGCTAAATGCCGAGTTTCGGGGCGCAGATTTTGCTCGTTTATTGTGCGTCCCTCTCGCGGAATGACCGCTCCGAGAAGCGCGGAGCACCCGACGCTCGGGATCGCACCCGACGAGATGTTGTCCATTCCGAACTCCCCGGCGCAACGATGGCGACCGCCCACACGGAGACGACCGTTCTCCTCACGCGCCTGGGTTCCAGGTTGTGTGCGATCCCGCTTGTAGACGTGATGGAAAGCATGCGCCCGCTCCCCGCGGCACCCGTTCCGGGAGTACCGTCGTTCGTCAAAGGGCTCGCCGTCATTCGAGGGGCGCCGGTCCCGGTGGTCGATCTCGGCCTCTTGGTCGGCGCGACCGGGGCGGCGCCGACCGGGCGTTATGTTCTTTTGCGCCTCGGCGAGCGGAGGGTTGCCATCGCAGTAGACGGGGTGCTGGGCGTGCGCCGGCTGGACGGCTCGGCCCTCCACAAACTACCCCCGCTCTTCCAAACTTCCGATCCGGAACTCACGACAGGGATCGGGGTGCGCGACGAGCAGTTGCTCTTCGTCCTCCAAACGGCGCGAATTGTGCCAGACGAGGTTTGGCGGATCGCGGAGCCGAACGGGGCGGGCGAACGATGAACGCGCCGGATCGGGAACTCATCGACCGCTTTCGGGACGCCGTTGCCCGGCGGTTCGGCCTCGACTTCGACGACAGCAGACGAGATTTCCTCGGGGAAATTCTTGTAAAGCACGTCGCGCGCGCGAAGAGCGCGGACCCCTTCTCGTACATCCACCGCCTGGTATCGGGTCAAGCCCCGCGGTCCGAAACCGCGGACCTCGCCACGGACCTCACGGTGGGGGAAACGTACTTCTTCCGGCACCCGGATCAGTTCCGCGCGTTCGTTACCGCTGCTGAATTGGACCGGCACCCCCCGCCGGGGCCGCGCCGCCTGCACATTCTCTCGGCCGGTTGCGCGTCGGGGGAAGAGGCGCACTCGCTCGCCATCCTGCTCCGGGAACACGTCCCGGACGGCTCCGGTTGGAATCTCCGGGTCGTGGGGATCGACCTCAACCCCGTTTCGCTCGCCCGGGCAGCCCGGGGCCGGTACACCGCGTGGTCGCTCCGGGGCAGTGACGAAACAATCAAACAGCGGCATTTCCACGCGCGCGATCGAGAATACCAACTGGACGATTCCGTCCGCGCGATGGTGACGTTCGAGGAACGCAACCTCCTCAGCGACGCGCCCGACTTCTGGCGACCGGGCGCTTATGACGTGATCTTCTGTCGCAACGTCATCATGTACTTCACTCCGGAAGCGGCGCGGGCCGTGGTCGCCCGGCTGACGCGCGCCCTGGTTCCCGGGGGGCACCTCTTTCTCGGGCCGGCCGAGACGCTCCGGAGCGTCTCGAACGATTACCACCTCCTGCACACGCACGACACCTTCTACTACCAGCGCCGCCGGGACACGACGGACGCGCTGCAGTTCCCCGTCGAGTCCAGGATCGCGCGCGAAGATGCCCTCTTTCCCGTCCTGTCGGGCGCGGATGGTTCCTGGGTCACCGCGATCGGCGAAGCGTCGGACCGGATCGCGCGCCTCCGACGCGAGATGCGCCCAGTCGGCCCCGCCGCTTCCCCCGCCTCGGGCGGCCCGATCTCGGGAGACGAGGCGCCCCCGGTACCGGAGGTAGCCCGCCCGCTGGACCTCCGGACTGCGCGCGAAATGGTTCGGCAGGAGCGCTACGCCGACGCCCTCCAGGTACTCGGGGTTCCGGCCGGTGAAGACCGGCGCGACCCCGATGCCCAACTGCTGCGGGCCGTGATCCTGACGAATTGCGGGCATGTTGCAGAAGCCGAACAGCTCTGCCACGATGTCCTTTCGGGCGACGAACTCAACGCCGAAGCCCGGTACCTCCTCGCGCTGTGCCGGGAACACGCCGGGGAGTTCGATTCGGCAACGGAGGAGGACGGGATCGCGATCTACCTGGACCCGCGGTTCGCCATGCCGCACCTGCACCTCGGGCTCCTCCGCAAGCGCGCGGGGGACCGCGCGGGCGCGCACCGGGCGTTTCGCGAGGCTGCAGCCCTGCTCCCACGCGAGGACGCCTCCCGCGTCGTACTGTTCGGGGGCGGGTTCAGTCGCGAGATGCTCCTCCGGTTGTGCGAGGCGGAACTGCGCGCGCGTGAGGGCGACTCATGAGTACCGGTTCGCAAACCGGCGCCCCCGACCTCCGGGACGATGTCGAGCAAATGCGCCGGAGCTTCGATCAGGTCTTCGCGGCCCCCGACCCGCCCCCGGCCGGGGAGCGCGACGATTTTGTGGCCGTTCGCGTCGGCGGGCGCCCGTTCGCGCTGCGCGTGGCCGAACTCGTCCGGATCGAGGCTGGCAGGAAGATCGTCGCCCTGCCCGGCGGTGATCCCTGGCTCCTGGGCCTCGCGGCGTGCCAGGGGAAACTGATACCGGTGTACAGTCTGGAACTCGCCCTTGGCGACCGAACCACCGGCGAGAACACCTGGCTCGGGATCTGTGGCCGAGAAGACCCGTTGGGGCTGGCGTTCGGCGCGCTAGAGGGGTACTTCCGGGTTCCGCGGGCGGACGTCTACGGCCCGGGCGAGGCGGGATCCCAACAGAATGATGCGCACCGATCGGTGAGTATCGGGGGAGCGCTGCGCACCGTCGTACA
This region of Gemmata massiliana genomic DNA includes:
- a CDS encoding chemotaxis protein CheW, yielding MATAHTETTVLLTRLGSRLCAIPLVDVMESMRPLPAAPVPGVPSFVKGLAVIRGAPVPVVDLGLLVGATGAAPTGRYVLLRLGERRVAIAVDGVLGVRRLDGSALHKLPPLFQTSDPELTTGIGVRDEQLLFVLQTARIVPDEVWRIAEPNGAGER
- a CDS encoding CheR family methyltransferase; this encodes MNAPDRELIDRFRDAVARRFGLDFDDSRRDFLGEILVKHVARAKSADPFSYIHRLVSGQAPRSETADLATDLTVGETYFFRHPDQFRAFVTAAELDRHPPPGPRRLHILSAGCASGEEAHSLAILLREHVPDGSGWNLRVVGIDLNPVSLARAARGRYTAWSLRGSDETIKQRHFHARDREYQLDDSVRAMVTFEERNLLSDAPDFWRPGAYDVIFCRNVIMYFTPEAARAVVARLTRALVPGGHLFLGPAETLRSVSNDYHLLHTHDTFYYQRRRDTTDALQFPVESRIAREDALFPVLSGADGSWVTAIGEASDRIARLRREMRPVGPAASPASGGPISGDEAPPVPEVARPLDLRTAREMVRQERYADALQVLGVPAGEDRRDPDAQLLRAVILTNCGHVAEAEQLCHDVLSGDELNAEARYLLALCREHAGEFDSATEEDGIAIYLDPRFAMPHLHLGLLRKRAGDRAGAHRAFREAAALLPREDASRVVLFGGGFSREMLLRLCEAELRAREGDS
- a CDS encoding chemotaxis protein CheW encodes the protein MSTGSQTGAPDLRDDVEQMRRSFDQVFAAPDPPPAGERDDFVAVRVGGRPFALRVAELVRIEAGRKIVALPGGDPWLLGLAACQGKLIPVYSLELALGDRTTGENTWLGICGREDPLGLAFGALEGYFRVPRADVYGPGEAGSQQNDAHRSVSIGGALRTVVHLPSVLAAIRERVTAHTSTEPEGASR